A DNA window from candidate division TA06 bacterium contains the following coding sequences:
- a CDS encoding membrane dipeptidase, producing MRFSAFIFLFLIILNTTAKADTMPKTDAAYLAADLHCDAAMKIVKGKTLTDNSSQVTIGKLKKGRVGLQVFACWVPPSYRRQKAIDYTLKMISMTKSQISSHSSQLMLVTDKVSWQKCLKEKKTGVLLGIEGGHALGEETGNLKLFYKEGVRILTLTWNNSNKFATAGFSAGKTKKDLGLTAEGIKLVKLADSLGVMIDLSHSSEKTFWDVLKLAKKPPLASHSCARALNKKFQFRNLSDKQIKALAQAGGLIGVNFCPAFLGEKRKPVDINSVADQFDYMKKLAGVDCLALGSDFDGIEEVPKGLEGPDKIPDLLKVLEKQGFGKDEISKIALDNFIRYMGWRN from the coding sequence ATGAGGTTTTCTGCTTTCATATTTTTATTCCTGATCATTCTCAACACCACTGCAAAGGCCGACACCATGCCAAAAACAGACGCCGCCTATCTTGCCGCCGACCTCCACTGCGATGCCGCCATGAAGATCGTCAAGGGAAAGACTTTGACCGATAACTCCAGCCAAGTGACCATCGGCAAACTGAAGAAAGGCCGAGTTGGCCTGCAGGTCTTCGCCTGCTGGGTTCCTCCCTCTTACCGCCGCCAGAAGGCCATTGACTACACCTTGAAGATGATATCTATGACCAAATCCCAAATATCAAGCCACTCATCCCAATTGATGCTGGTGACCGATAAAGTTTCCTGGCAAAAATGCTTGAAGGAGAAGAAGACCGGGGTATTGCTGGGCATCGAAGGCGGGCACGCCCTGGGCGAGGAGACCGGCAATTTGAAGCTGTTTTATAAAGAAGGCGTCAGGATATTAACCCTGACCTGGAACAACTCCAACAAATTTGCCACTGCGGGGTTCAGCGCCGGCAAGACCAAAAAGGATTTAGGGCTTACAGCTGAAGGCATAAAGCTGGTGAAACTGGCCGACTCGCTGGGGGTGATGATCGACCTTTCCCATTCGTCAGAGAAGACATTCTGGGATGTGCTTAAATTAGCTAAAAAGCCGCCCCTAGCCTCCCATTCCTGCGCCAGGGCCTTGAACAAGAAATTCCAGTTTAGGAACCTGAGCGACAAGCAGATAAAGGCTTTGGCCCAGGCCGGGGGACTTATCGGCGTTAATTTTTGTCCCGCCTTTTTGGGGGAAAAGCGAAAACCGGTTGACATCAATTCGGTGGCCGACCAGTTTGACTACATGAAGAAGTTGGCCGGGGTTGATTGTTTGGCCTTGGGCTCGGATTTCGACGGGATCGAAGAAGTGCCCAAGGGATTGGAAGGCCCGGACAAGATACCGGACCTTCTGAAGGTGTTAGAGAAACAGGGGTTTGGTAAAGATGAGATAAGCAAGATAGCGCTGGATAACTTTATTAGATATATGGGATGGAGAAACTAA